One Apostichopus japonicus isolate 1M-3 chromosome 14, ASM3797524v1, whole genome shotgun sequence genomic window carries:
- the LOC139979808 gene encoding QRFP-like peptide receptor, whose amino-acid sequence MFDEMFLGPSSLANSENFDDRIRRDIWTDFENSSYVYTHNNETLRELRVFTGRAEFYFGVLYSLIALIGIIANLLIFVKMCVSSILRTPSNYFITNLAMSDLLVLVALLTTRVITMYTVGYYQNIILIYCVQYLQHVCVQATAFVLAAMSYTRYQFIIHPLKARAEWTSARVWWICGATWIISAILYVPILFGVLHVTGDTVTSFVPIPLRRKMFSSLRLLPMLIIPGGIILISYAKIIATNRKRNTFLRRKSMVTANGTLQKNAETQSKKLTKMVIIIVLVFFIGWGPYQIYLSALDLRPYFLQKTPLRWRLVVISLGVLRLLAYLGCTINPFIYAHTNPAFFTIRRTKKKSILPKTNTTALSTPRNSCQIEQNRIV is encoded by the exons ATGTTTGACGAAATGTTCTTGGGTCCTTCAAGTTTGGCCAACTCGGAGAACTTTGACGACCGTATCCGACGAGATATTTGGACTGATTTCGAAAACTCATCCTACGTGTATACTCACAACAATGAAACACTGCGTGAACTGCGTGTTTTCACTGGTAGAGCAgagttttattttggtgttttaTATTCTTTGATTGCTTTGATTGGCATAATAGCTAATCTTTTGATCTTTGTTAAGATGTGTGTTTCGTCGATATTACGTACTCCATCAAACTATTTCATCACCAATTTAGCTATGTCGGATCTCCTTGTACTAGTTGCTTTACTGACTACTAGAGTTATCACCATGTATACTGTCGGATACTACCAGAACATCATTCTGATTTACTGTGTTCAATATCTACAACAC GTATGCGTTCAAGCCACAGCCTTTGTTCTGGCGGCCATGTCATATACGAGATACCAGTTCATTATCCATCCACTGAAGGCAAGGGCCGAGTGGACATCTGCAAGAGTATGGTGGATATGTGGAGCTACTTGGATCA TTTCGGCGATCTTGTACGTTCCTATTCTGTTTGGAGTTCTTCATGTTACAGGCGATACAGTGACGAGTTTTGTACCGATACCATTACGCAGGAAGATGTTCTCGTCTCTACGATTGCTACCTATGTTGATTATTCCTGGTGGAATCATTCTGATATCGTACGCTAAAATTATTGCCACTAATCGCAAGCGGAATACGTTCTTACGGAGGAAGTCGATGGTGACAGCCAATGGGACTTTGCAAAAGAATGCAGAGACTCAGTCCAAAAAATTAACCAAGATGGTGATTATTATAGTCTTGGTATTTTTTATTGGGTGGGGaccatatcaaatatatttatccGCTCTTGACCTTCGCCCTTACTTCCTCCAAAAAACTCCTTTAAGATGGAGACTTGTTGTGATTTCATTAGGAGTTCTCCGTTTGCTTGCTTACTTGGGATGTACCATCAATCCTTTTATTTACGCTCATACTAACCCTGCCTTTTTTACGATACGTCGgacgaaaaaaaaatcaattcttCCTAAAACAAACACAACAGCTTTATCTACACCACGAAACTCTTGTCAAATTGAACAGAATCGTATCGTTTGA